The Streptomyces sp. RKAG293 genome includes a region encoding these proteins:
- a CDS encoding cytochrome P450 — MPDETAATPAAPPAPTLFTWEFAADPYPAYAWLREHSPVHRTTLPSGVDAWLVTRYADARQALADARLSKNRGHHSEGANAKNKVGIPGERGADLMTHLLNIDPPDHTRLRRLVSKAFTPRRIAEFAPRVQELTDRLIDGLQTDEAGAVKSEADLIHEFAFPLPIYTICDLLGVPPEDQDDFRDWAGMMIRHGGGPRGGVARSVKKMRAYLLELIHRKRADPGDDLISGLIKASDHGEHLSENEAAAMAFILLFAGFETTVNLIGNGVYTLLRHPEQRAQLQASIARGETDLLETAVEELLRYDGPVELATWRFATESLTIGGQRIGEGQPVLVVLAAADRDPDRFDGPDTLDLARRDNQHVGYGHGIHYCLGAPLARLEAQSALATLLTRLPDLRLAAEPDDLRWRGGLIMRGLRTLPVGFTPEAGAGGSGESGIPESTP, encoded by the coding sequence GTGCCTGACGAGACTGCCGCCACCCCCGCCGCCCCGCCCGCCCCCACCCTCTTCACCTGGGAGTTCGCCGCCGATCCGTACCCGGCGTACGCCTGGCTGCGCGAGCACTCGCCGGTGCACAGGACCACCCTCCCCAGTGGCGTCGACGCCTGGCTGGTGACGCGGTACGCGGACGCGCGGCAGGCGCTGGCGGACGCGCGGCTCAGCAAGAACCGCGGCCATCACAGCGAGGGCGCCAACGCCAAGAACAAGGTGGGCATCCCCGGCGAGCGCGGCGCGGATCTGATGACGCACCTGCTGAACATCGATCCGCCGGACCACACCCGGCTGCGGCGGCTCGTCTCCAAGGCGTTCACCCCGCGCCGGATCGCGGAGTTCGCACCGCGGGTGCAGGAGCTGACCGACCGGCTCATCGACGGCCTGCAGACGGACGAGGCGGGCGCGGTGAAGTCGGAGGCGGACCTCATCCACGAGTTCGCGTTCCCGCTCCCCATCTACACGATCTGCGACCTGCTGGGCGTTCCGCCCGAGGACCAGGACGACTTCCGGGACTGGGCGGGCATGATGATCCGCCACGGCGGCGGCCCGCGCGGCGGCGTCGCCCGGTCGGTGAAGAAGATGCGGGCGTATCTGCTGGAGCTGATCCACCGCAAGCGCGCGGACCCCGGCGACGATCTGATCTCCGGGCTCATCAAGGCCAGCGACCACGGTGAGCACCTGTCGGAGAACGAGGCCGCCGCGATGGCTTTCATCCTTCTTTTCGCCGGTTTCGAAACCACCGTCAACCTGATCGGCAACGGGGTCTACACGCTGCTCCGCCATCCCGAACAGCGCGCCCAGCTCCAGGCGTCGATCGCCCGCGGTGAGACGGACCTCCTGGAGACCGCGGTGGAGGAACTGCTGCGGTACGACGGGCCGGTCGAGCTGGCGACCTGGCGGTTCGCGACCGAGTCGCTGACGATCGGCGGGCAGCGGATCGGGGAGGGCCAACCGGTGCTGGTGGTGCTGGCGGCGGCCGACCGCGACCCCGACCGGTTCGACGGGCCCGACACGCTGGACCTGGCGCGCCGCGACAACCAGCACGTCGGCTACGGGCACGGCATCCACTACTGCCTGGGCGCCCCGCTGGCCCGCCTGGAGGCGCAGTCCGCGCTCGCGACGCTGCTGACCCGGCTCCCGGACCTGCGGCTGGCGGCCGAGCCGGACGATCTGCGGTGGCGCGGCGGGCTCATCATGCGCGGGCTGCGGACGCTGCCGGTGGGCTTCACCCCGGAAGCCGGCGCCGGCGGATCCGGCGAAAGCGGAATCCCCGAATCGACGCCCTGA
- a CDS encoding septum formation initiator family protein, whose amino-acid sequence MGADRFSTAARLKAIGQEAQARVYRAATRRPAPRRSKLTGRAALLALVLCALIVALAYPMRQYIAQRSDIADQRKEAQQAKQRVEQLREEKARWQDNEYVKTQARKRLHFMLPGETGYTVVSPTPSAAPDGDPAGRRPSDEAAAHRPWYDNFWDSVDHADAAGSPRR is encoded by the coding sequence GTGGGGGCGGATCGGTTCTCCACCGCGGCGCGGCTGAAGGCGATCGGCCAGGAGGCGCAGGCCCGCGTCTACCGCGCGGCGACCAGGCGCCCCGCCCCCCGCCGCAGCAAGCTCACCGGGCGGGCCGCGCTGCTGGCGCTCGTGCTCTGCGCGCTGATCGTCGCCCTCGCCTACCCGATGCGGCAGTACATCGCCCAGCGCTCGGACATCGCCGACCAGCGCAAGGAGGCCCAGCAGGCCAAGCAGCGCGTCGAGCAGCTGCGCGAGGAGAAGGCCCGCTGGCAGGACAACGAGTACGTGAAGACCCAGGCCCGCAAGCGGCTGCACTTCATGCTGCCCGGTGAGACCGGTTATACGGTGGTGAGCCCGACCCCGAGCGCCGCCCCCGACGGCGACCCCGCCGGCCGCCGGCCCTCGGACGAGGCCGCCGCGCACCGCCCCTGGTACGACAATTTCTGGGACAGCGTCGACCACGCCGACGCCGCCGGGTCCCCCCGGCGATAG
- a CDS encoding methyltransferase domain-containing protein — MTEHNVREAGPGGLASVLLANGSLTTDWLPTFEAVPRELFVPDTLWPGRESGVGQGEHISRLNDPEAWRTAVYSDIPLTTQWDDGKHTGTGRGTTPTSSNSRPKLVFAMLAALDVEPGHKVLEIGTGTGWNAALLAHRVGAENVVTVEVDTVNAAEAAARLERAGVRPLSVVGDGALGFPQEAPYDRIMATCSIGSVPYAWVTQARPGGVILAPWGPAYGGEAITRLVVSGDGTASGQFVMSSAFMRLRDQRTRRPPRETYLKGADWPAGGDRRLTELSPDDMGDWVHMFTIGIQSPGMFCRPEWFENDAYRLWLFDVDALSWATADFEKGRSTYVVVQSGPRRLWDEVESAMAWWNAHDRPGFERFGLTVTPDGQHVWLDNPGTPVPKNG, encoded by the coding sequence GTGACCGAGCACAACGTGAGGGAGGCCGGCCCGGGAGGGCTGGCCTCCGTGCTCTTAGCGAACGGCTCGCTGACCACCGATTGGCTGCCTACCTTCGAGGCCGTGCCGCGCGAGCTGTTCGTACCCGACACCCTGTGGCCCGGCCGCGAGAGCGGAGTCGGCCAGGGCGAGCACATCAGCCGCCTGAACGACCCGGAAGCCTGGCGGACGGCCGTGTACTCGGATATCCCGCTGACCACCCAATGGGATGACGGCAAGCACACCGGCACCGGGCGGGGCACCACGCCGACATCGTCCAACTCCCGCCCCAAACTGGTGTTCGCCATGCTTGCCGCCCTGGACGTCGAGCCAGGACACAAGGTGCTGGAGATCGGAACTGGCACAGGGTGGAATGCCGCCCTCCTCGCGCACCGCGTCGGGGCCGAGAACGTGGTCACCGTCGAGGTCGACACGGTCAACGCGGCCGAGGCGGCGGCCCGCCTTGAGCGGGCCGGCGTTCGCCCGCTGAGCGTGGTGGGCGACGGCGCGCTCGGATTCCCACAGGAAGCTCCCTACGACCGGATCATGGCTACGTGCTCCATCGGGTCCGTGCCATACGCCTGGGTCACCCAGGCGCGCCCAGGCGGGGTGATCCTGGCTCCGTGGGGCCCGGCCTACGGCGGAGAGGCAATCACCCGATTGGTCGTCTCTGGCGATGGCACGGCCTCGGGACAGTTCGTCATGTCGTCCGCGTTCATGCGCCTGCGAGACCAGCGGACGAGACGACCTCCCCGGGAGACGTACCTCAAGGGTGCGGACTGGCCCGCGGGAGGAGACCGCCGGCTAACGGAACTCTCGCCCGATGACATGGGCGATTGGGTTCACATGTTCACCATCGGCATCCAGTCACCTGGGATGTTCTGCCGGCCGGAATGGTTCGAGAACGACGCATACCGACTGTGGCTCTTCGACGTCGACGCGCTCTCATGGGCAACCGCGGACTTCGAGAAAGGCCGTTCGACATACGTGGTGGTGCAGTCCGGGCCACGGCGCCTGTGGGACGAAGTGGAATCCGCCATGGCTTGGTGGAACGCACATGACCGACCGGGCTTCGAACGCTTCGGGCTCACCGTGACCCCGGACGGCCAGCACGTGTGGCTCGACAACCCCGGCACACCGGTGCCCAAAAACGGCTAG
- a CDS encoding transglycosylase family protein, whose protein sequence is MLKSGNGRHRRPRQAPTAIVVVAATGAGIALPLLGAGAAQAADATVWDKVAVCESGGMWSANHGNGFYGGLSITEDTWEQYGGTVYAERPDLASRSQQIAVAETLLKELGPDAWPGCSGPAGLVTGEAPPKIDPGSILPPLVTTKPTAPTTTPTTPTTPTTPTTPATPTTPPVSTTPTSPSTPTGTPTTDPAADPTTDPSDATTPATTPTAPSTSPELADTTPGAAGKSQGKHAKPGSPDSTDGQSTDRASRDADRAAGAADGLNGDQNTGQGDVAADGDYVVVPGDNLCDIAADHHLQGGWKALYGANDQIVGDNPDLILPGQHLDLSF, encoded by the coding sequence ATGCTGAAGTCCGGGAACGGCAGACACCGCCGACCGCGCCAGGCCCCGACCGCCATCGTGGTGGTCGCGGCGACCGGAGCGGGGATCGCACTCCCGCTGCTCGGTGCAGGCGCCGCGCAGGCGGCCGACGCCACGGTCTGGGACAAGGTGGCGGTGTGTGAGAGCGGCGGCATGTGGAGCGCCAACCACGGCAACGGCTTCTACGGGGGTCTGTCGATCACCGAGGACACCTGGGAGCAGTACGGCGGCACGGTCTACGCCGAGCGCCCCGACCTGGCGAGCCGCTCGCAGCAGATAGCCGTGGCCGAAACGCTGCTGAAGGAACTCGGGCCCGACGCCTGGCCCGGTTGCTCGGGACCCGCGGGGCTCGTGACCGGCGAAGCGCCGCCGAAGATCGACCCGGGCTCGATCCTGCCGCCGTTGGTCACCACGAAGCCGACGGCGCCCACCACGACGCCGACGACGCCGACGACGCCGACGACGCCCACGACACCCGCGACGCCGACGACGCCTCCGGTCTCCACGACGCCGACGTCTCCGTCGACGCCCACCGGCACTCCGACGACCGACCCGGCGGCCGACCCGACGACCGACCCTTCGGACGCCACCACGCCGGCCACCACGCCGACCGCCCCGAGCACCTCCCCGGAACTGGCGGACACCACGCCGGGCGCCGCGGGCAAGAGCCAGGGCAAGCACGCCAAGCCCGGATCGCCGGACTCCACCGACGGGCAGAGCACCGACCGCGCCTCGCGCGACGCCGACCGGGCCGCGGGTGCCGCCGACGGTCTGAACGGTGATCAGAACACCGGGCAGGGCGATGTGGCGGCCGACGGCGACTACGTCGTCGTGCCGGGCGACAACCTCTGCGACATCGCCGCCGACCATCATCTGCAGGGCGGATGGAAGGCGCTTTATGGGGCAAATGACCAGATTGTTGGGGACAATCCCGACCTGATTCTCCCTGGGCAGCACCTGGACTTGAGCTTCTGA
- a CDS encoding Ppx/GppA phosphatase family protein: MDCGTNSIRLLVADADPVTGELKDLDRRMTIVRLGQGVDRTGRLAPEALERTFAACREYAAAIKELGAERLRFVATSASRDAENRADFVRGVVDILGVEPEVITGDQEAEFSFTGATRELTGHEGHAKPYLVVDIGGGSTEFVVGDDTVLAARSVDIGCVRMTERHLTADDGTIIDPPTLGRITAIKADINAALDEVAASVPLEQARTLVGLAGSVTTIAAVALGLTEYDSAAIHHSVISLDQVREITGRLLAATHAERAAIPVMHPGRVDVIGAGALVLLQIMERTGAREVVVSEHDILDGIAYKLAEEPDRA, encoded by the coding sequence ATCGACTGCGGTACCAACTCCATCCGGCTGCTCGTCGCCGACGCCGACCCCGTCACGGGCGAGCTCAAGGACCTCGACCGGCGGATGACGATCGTCCGGCTCGGGCAGGGCGTGGACCGCACCGGACGGCTGGCGCCCGAGGCGCTGGAGCGGACCTTCGCGGCCTGCCGCGAGTACGCCGCCGCCATCAAGGAGCTCGGGGCGGAGCGGCTGCGCTTCGTTGCGACGTCCGCCTCCCGCGACGCCGAGAACCGCGCGGACTTCGTCCGCGGTGTGGTGGACATCCTGGGCGTCGAGCCCGAGGTGATCACCGGTGACCAGGAGGCCGAGTTCTCCTTCACCGGCGCCACCAGGGAACTGACCGGTCACGAAGGCCACGCGAAGCCCTACCTCGTGGTGGACATCGGCGGCGGCTCGACCGAGTTCGTGGTCGGCGACGACACCGTGCTCGCGGCCCGCTCCGTCGACATCGGCTGTGTGCGGATGACCGAACGGCACCTGACCGCCGACGACGGCACGATCATCGATCCGCCGACGCTCGGCCGGATCACCGCCATCAAGGCCGACATCAACGCCGCGCTGGACGAGGTGGCCGCATCCGTCCCGCTGGAGCAGGCCCGCACCCTCGTCGGACTGGCCGGCTCCGTCACCACGATCGCCGCCGTCGCGCTGGGACTGACGGAGTACGACTCGGCCGCGATCCACCATTCGGTGATCTCCCTGGACCAGGTCAGGGAGATCACCGGCCGGCTCCTCGCGGCCACCCACGCCGAGCGCGCGGCCATCCCCGTGATGCACCCGGGACGGGTCGACGTCATCGGCGCGGGAGCGCTCGTCCTGCTCCAGATCATGGAGCGGACCGGGGCCCGGGAGGTCGTCGTGAGCGAGCACGACATCCTCGACGGCATCGCCTACAAACTGGCAGAAGAACCAGACAGAGCCTGA
- a CDS encoding HNH endonuclease family protein: MVKRGARAPHILLCGLAVAGLLGAAGCKADTAGGAGNGNGSGSGPGKSAPGGSALAAVDSLTVKGRAPKTGYTREKFGKSWVDTDHNGCGTRDDILKRDLTAETFRAEKGGDCVVTSGKLDDPYTGQQLTYTRGKSTIDIDHAVALSDAWQKGAGQWTTDKRVQFANDPMNLIAADASANRSKGDGDTATWLPPNKGYRCAYVARQVAVKKKYGVWVTAAEKDAMRKQLNTCPNEKLPTS; the protein is encoded by the coding sequence ATGGTCAAACGCGGGGCACGGGCACCACACATACTCCTTTGCGGGCTGGCGGTCGCCGGACTGCTCGGCGCGGCGGGCTGCAAGGCCGACACCGCGGGCGGTGCCGGGAACGGCAACGGCAGCGGCAGCGGACCGGGCAAGTCGGCTCCCGGCGGCAGCGCGCTGGCCGCCGTCGACTCCCTGACCGTCAAGGGGCGGGCACCGAAGACCGGTTACACCCGGGAGAAGTTCGGCAAGTCCTGGGTCGACACCGACCACAACGGCTGCGGGACGCGCGACGACATACTGAAGCGCGACCTCACCGCAGAAACGTTCCGCGCGGAGAAGGGCGGCGACTGCGTCGTCACCTCGGGGAAGTTGGACGACCCGTACACCGGGCAGCAGCTCACCTACACCCGGGGCAAGAGCACGATCGACATCGACCACGCGGTCGCGCTCTCCGACGCCTGGCAGAAGGGCGCCGGGCAGTGGACGACCGACAAGCGGGTGCAGTTCGCCAACGACCCGATGAACCTGATCGCCGCCGACGCGTCCGCCAACCGGTCCAAGGGCGACGGGGACACCGCGACATGGCTGCCGCCGAACAAGGGGTACCGGTGCGCGTACGTGGCGCGGCAGGTGGCGGTGAAGAAGAAGTACGGGGTGTGGGTCACGGCGGCCGAGAAGGACGCGATGCGCAAGCAGCTGAACACCTGCCCGAACGAGAAGCTGCCCACCAGCTGA
- a CDS encoding SurA N-terminal domain-containing protein, translated as MVRRRTAVSLAAAALVAMTPVISACGTPHAGAAAVVENETISVSDLQSQVNAVRTAQEKSPQSAALLEGTSKLSQMTLSRLVATRVLDRIAKDAGITVTRSETEQMRKALESRYGGADGFLQTFGVAPSGADAFSRLQVEAAKIIVGLRLEPGSDGGNTALSQLIAKTAKTMKIDVNPRYGTWDARTGQLGDTKEPWLVPVAEAPVQGA; from the coding sequence ATGGTCCGCCGACGCACCGCCGTCTCGCTCGCCGCCGCCGCACTCGTGGCGATGACCCCTGTGATCAGCGCGTGCGGCACCCCGCACGCGGGGGCCGCCGCAGTGGTGGAGAACGAGACGATCTCCGTCTCGGACCTCCAGTCGCAGGTCAACGCCGTCCGCACCGCGCAGGAGAAATCGCCGCAGTCAGCCGCTCTCCTCGAGGGAACCAGCAAGCTGTCCCAGATGACGCTGAGCAGGTTGGTGGCGACCCGTGTGCTGGACCGGATCGCCAAGGACGCGGGGATCACGGTCACCCGCTCCGAGACCGAGCAGATGCGGAAGGCACTGGAGAGCCGGTACGGAGGAGCGGACGGGTTTCTGCAGACCTTCGGCGTCGCTCCGTCCGGCGCCGACGCCTTCAGCCGGCTCCAGGTCGAGGCGGCGAAGATCATTGTCGGCCTCCGGCTCGAGCCCGGCAGCGACGGCGGGAACACGGCCCTGTCCCAGCTCATCGCCAAGACCGCCAAGACCATGAAGATCGACGTGAACCCCCGCTACGGCACCTGGGACGCGCGGACGGGCCAGCTGGGCGACACCAAGGAGCCCTGGCTCGTCCCGGTGGCGGAGGCTCCCGTCCAGGGCGCATAG
- the eno gene encoding phosphopyruvate hydratase, giving the protein MPSIDVVVAREILDSRGNPTVEVEVGLDDGSTGRAAVPSGASTGAFEALELRDGDKTRYMGKGVEKAVLAVIEQIGPELVGYDATEQRLIDQAMFDLDATPDKSSLGANAILGVSLAVAHAASEASDLPLFRYLGGPNAHVLPVPMMNILNGGSHADSNVDIQEFMIAPIGAESFSEALRWGAEVYHTLKGVLKERGLSTGLGDEGGFAPNLDSNREALDLIVEAIKKAGYQPGQDIALALDVAASEFHNEDGSYDFEGKKISAGELSDYYAELVAAYPLVSIEDPLNEEDWEGWKALTAKLGDKVQIVGDDLFVTNPERLQRGIDEGSANALLVKVNQIGSLTETLDAVELAQRNGFKCMMSHRSGETEDVTIADLAVATNCGQIKTGAPARSERVAKYNQLLRIEEILDDAAVYAGRSAFPRFKG; this is encoded by the coding sequence GTGCCGTCCATCGACGTCGTCGTAGCCCGGGAAATCCTCGACTCACGAGGCAACCCCACCGTCGAGGTCGAGGTCGGCCTCGACGACGGCAGCACCGGCCGTGCGGCCGTGCCGTCCGGTGCCTCGACCGGAGCCTTCGAGGCCCTGGAGCTCCGCGACGGTGACAAGACCCGCTACATGGGCAAGGGCGTCGAGAAGGCCGTTCTCGCCGTCATCGAGCAGATCGGCCCGGAGCTCGTCGGCTACGACGCCACCGAGCAGCGGCTGATCGACCAGGCGATGTTCGACCTGGACGCCACCCCGGACAAGTCCTCGCTCGGCGCCAACGCCATCCTCGGCGTCTCGCTCGCCGTCGCGCACGCCGCCTCCGAAGCGTCCGACCTGCCGCTCTTCCGCTACCTCGGCGGCCCGAACGCGCACGTGCTGCCGGTCCCGATGATGAACATCCTGAACGGCGGGTCGCACGCCGACTCGAACGTGGACATCCAGGAGTTCATGATCGCGCCGATCGGTGCCGAGTCCTTCTCCGAGGCCCTGCGCTGGGGCGCCGAGGTCTACCACACGCTCAAGGGCGTGCTGAAGGAGCGCGGGCTGTCCACCGGTCTGGGCGACGAGGGCGGCTTCGCGCCGAACCTCGACTCCAACCGTGAGGCGCTCGACCTCATCGTCGAGGCCATCAAGAAGGCCGGCTACCAGCCGGGCCAGGACATCGCGCTCGCGCTCGACGTCGCCGCCTCCGAGTTCCACAACGAGGACGGTTCGTACGACTTCGAGGGCAAGAAGATCTCCGCCGGCGAGCTCTCCGACTACTACGCCGAGCTGGTCGCCGCGTACCCGCTGGTCTCCATCGAGGACCCGCTGAACGAGGAGGACTGGGAGGGCTGGAAGGCTCTCACCGCCAAGCTCGGCGACAAGGTCCAGATCGTCGGCGACGACCTCTTCGTCACCAACCCGGAGCGCCTGCAGCGCGGTATCGACGAGGGCTCGGCCAACGCGCTGCTCGTCAAGGTCAACCAGATCGGCTCGCTCACCGAGACCCTCGACGCGGTCGAGCTGGCCCAGCGCAACGGCTTCAAGTGCATGATGTCGCACCGTTCCGGTGAGACCGAGGACGTCACCATCGCCGACCTCGCCGTCGCCACCAACTGCGGCCAGATCAAGACCGGCGCCCCGGCCCGCTCCGAGCGCGTCGCCAAGTACAACCAGCTCCTGCGCATCGAGGAGATCCTGGACGACGCGGCGGTCTACGCCGGCCGTTCCGCGTTCCCCCGCTTCAAGGGCTGA
- a CDS encoding nucleoside triphosphate pyrophosphohydrolase: MTPAPGRLVLLTTSHRVAPGLLSWPAWELLRGADQVICADPGHPQLPYLREAGVRVVHAAPTGRELVDATAGERTVVYLPAADNDPAVTDELARLGGSGRVAMPDLELLPGSYDLPGARLLDLVQVMDRIRAECPWTREQTHTDLAKYGIEEMYELVEAIEEGDRESLREELGDVLLQVVFHSRIAEEDAEEPFSVDDVAGTIVDKLIHRHPHIFGDEVAETPEAVQANWVRLKAVEKQRDSVTDGVPVGQPALALAAQLSGRARRAGLPVPDAAGVEVPSDRTALGDLLLALASAATAAGLDPESALRDAARRYRDTLRAAE; this comes from the coding sequence ATGACCCCCGCGCCAGGCCGCCTCGTACTGCTCACCACCAGTCACCGGGTGGCGCCCGGTCTGCTGTCGTGGCCCGCGTGGGAACTGCTGCGCGGTGCCGACCAGGTCATCTGCGCGGACCCCGGGCATCCCCAGCTTCCGTATCTGCGGGAGGCGGGCGTGCGCGTCGTGCACGCGGCGCCGACCGGGCGGGAGCTGGTGGACGCGACCGCTGGTGAGCGGACCGTCGTCTATCTGCCGGCCGCCGACAACGACCCCGCGGTCACCGACGAACTGGCCCGCCTCGGCGGGTCGGGGCGGGTGGCGATGCCGGATCTGGAGCTGCTGCCCGGCTCCTACGACCTGCCGGGCGCGCGGCTGCTCGATCTCGTGCAGGTCATGGACCGGATCCGCGCGGAGTGCCCGTGGACCCGCGAGCAGACCCACACGGACCTCGCCAAGTACGGCATCGAGGAGATGTACGAGCTGGTCGAGGCGATCGAGGAGGGCGACCGGGAGTCGCTGCGCGAGGAGCTCGGGGACGTTCTGCTGCAGGTCGTCTTCCACTCCCGGATCGCCGAGGAGGACGCGGAGGAGCCGTTCTCGGTCGACGATGTCGCCGGCACGATCGTCGACAAGTTGATCCACCGGCACCCGCACATCTTCGGGGACGAGGTCGCCGAGACCCCCGAGGCCGTCCAGGCGAACTGGGTCCGGCTCAAGGCCGTGGAGAAGCAGCGCGACTCGGTGACGGACGGGGTGCCCGTCGGGCAGCCGGCGCTCGCGCTGGCCGCGCAGCTCAGCGGCCGGGCCCGGCGGGCCGGGCTGCCGGTGCCGGACGCCGCCGGCGTCGAGGTGCCGTCGGACCGGACGGCGCTCGGCGATCTGCTGCTGGCGCTGGCCTCCGCGGCTACCGCCGCCGGGCTCGACCCGGAATCCGCGCTGCGGGACGCCGCCCGCCGCTACCGCGACACCCTGCGCGCGGCCGAATAG
- a CDS encoding endonuclease V, giving the protein MQIDVPHEWPAGEAQALEIQDRLRARADHRGPGPREPRFVAGLDVAYAGDGNGTGDRLAAAVVVLDARTLAPVEQATAVAETSFPYIPGLFAFRELPTLVEALRKLSTVPDLLVCDGHGLAHPRRFGLACHLGVITGIPTAGVAKTPFTGSYDPAALGPERGASAPLDDGGETVGRVLRTQRGVKPVYVSTGHRIDLDTACRHVLALAPEYRLPQTTRLADRLCRDALASGGA; this is encoded by the coding sequence ATGCAGATTGATGTGCCGCACGAATGGCCCGCCGGTGAGGCGCAGGCGCTGGAGATCCAGGACCGGCTGCGGGCGCGGGCGGACCACCGCGGGCCGGGGCCGCGCGAGCCGCGCTTCGTCGCCGGGCTGGACGTCGCGTACGCGGGCGACGGCAACGGCACGGGCGACCGGTTGGCCGCGGCCGTCGTCGTACTGGACGCGCGGACGCTCGCCCCGGTGGAGCAGGCGACCGCCGTCGCCGAGACCTCGTTCCCCTACATCCCGGGGCTGTTCGCGTTCCGCGAGCTGCCCACCCTGGTCGAGGCGTTGCGCAAGCTGAGCACCGTCCCGGATCTGCTGGTCTGCGACGGCCACGGGCTCGCACACCCCCGGCGGTTCGGCCTCGCCTGCCATCTCGGGGTGATCACCGGCATTCCGACGGCCGGGGTCGCGAAGACACCGTTCACCGGGAGCTACGACCCGGCCGCGCTGGGCCCGGAACGCGGGGCGTCCGCACCGCTCGACGACGGCGGGGAGACCGTGGGCCGGGTGCTGCGCACCCAACGCGGCGTCAAACCGGTCTATGTGTCGACAGGGCACCGCATCGACCTGGACACCGCGTGCCGGCACGTCCTCGCGCTGGCGCCGGAGTACCGGCTGCCGCAGACGACCCGGCTCGCCGACCGGCTCTGCCGGGACGCGCTAGCGTCAGGGGGTGCCTGA
- a CDS encoding DUF501 domain-containing protein, with protein MTDHPAPTPRTTPTEADIAAFKEQLGRPPRGLRAIAHRCPCGQPDVVETQPRLEDGTPFPTLYYLTCPRAASAIGTLEADGVMKEMTARLAEDPELAAAYRAAHDDYITRRDAIEVLEGFPSAGGMPDRVKCLHVLVGHSLAAGPGVNPLGDEAIAMLPDWWRKGPCVSGGCATTTTDEVQK; from the coding sequence ATGACAGATCACCCCGCTCCCACCCCCCGCACCACGCCGACCGAGGCCGACATCGCCGCGTTCAAGGAGCAGCTGGGCCGCCCGCCGCGCGGCCTGCGGGCCATCGCCCACCGCTGCCCGTGCGGACAGCCGGACGTGGTCGAGACCCAGCCGCGGCTGGAGGACGGTACGCCGTTCCCGACGCTGTACTACCTGACGTGCCCGCGCGCCGCGTCCGCCATCGGGACGCTGGAGGCCGACGGCGTCATGAAGGAGATGACGGCCCGGCTCGCCGAGGACCCGGAGCTGGCCGCCGCCTACCGGGCCGCGCACGACGACTACATCACCCGCCGGGACGCCATCGAGGTGCTGGAGGGCTTCCCGAGCGCGGGCGGCATGCCCGACCGGGTGAAGTGCCTGCACGTCCTGGTCGGTCACTCGCTCGCCGCCGGCCCCGGGGTCAACCCGCTGGGCGACGAGGCCATCGCGATGCTGCCCGACTGGTGGCGCAAGGGCCCCTGCGTCAGCGGCGGCTGCGCCACCACGACCACCGACGAGGTGCAGAAGTGA
- a CDS encoding transglycosylase family protein, with the protein MAKHRRPSKFTRIAAIAGVTTAAIAVPLMGATGASAASVATWDAVAQCESGGNWSINTGNGYYGGLQFSQSSWEAAGGTAYASRADLATKDQQIAVAEKLLALQGPGAWACAGAGNLTAGGPAADVNTGSATKSTPSKSTTSRDTSDTASRGKSENRAPVKKTKPAAKPAETKKAAPVQQGNGEYKVVTGDSLSGIAQAHHVAGGWEKLFELNKSIVSDADLIYPGQQLHLS; encoded by the coding sequence ATGGCTAAGCACCGTCGCCCGTCCAAGTTCACCCGAATTGCCGCGATTGCCGGTGTCACCACCGCCGCGATCGCCGTTCCGCTGATGGGTGCCACCGGCGCCTCCGCCGCTTCGGTCGCCACCTGGGACGCTGTCGCCCAGTGCGAGTCCGGCGGCAACTGGTCGATCAACACCGGTAACGGCTACTACGGCGGCCTGCAGTTCTCCCAGTCCAGCTGGGAAGCCGCCGGCGGCACCGCGTACGCCTCCCGCGCCGACCTCGCCACCAAGGACCAGCAGATTGCGGTAGCCGAGAAGCTGCTCGCCCTGCAGGGCCCGGGTGCCTGGGCCTGCGCCGGCGCCGGCAACCTGACCGCCGGTGGCCCGGCCGCCGACGTGAACACCGGTTCCGCGACGAAGAGCACCCCGTCGAAGAGCACCACCTCGCGCGACACCTCGGACACCGCCAGCCGCGGCAAGTCCGAGAACCGCGCCCCGGTCAAGAAGACCAAGCCCGCCGCCAAGCCGGCCGAGACCAAGAAGGCCGCGCCGGTCCAGCAGGGCAACGGCGAGTACAAGGTCGTCACCGGTGACAGCCTTTCCGGGATCGCCCAGGCGCACCACGTCGCCGGCGGCTGGGAGAAGCTGTTCGAGCTCAACAAGAGCATCGTCAGCGACGCCGACCTGATCTACCCGGGCCAGCAGCTGCACCTCAGCTGA